GTTATATCAATGCAAGGAAATAATGGATTACCATTATGGCTGGTTCCATTAAAACGATTACCTGCTATTATAGATTGTACTAGTATTGATATTGATCAATCTGGAAAACCGGATTGCATTGTCGCTGGTGAACAAGGTCTACTCATTAGCATAGAACCAATTGCTGGAACAATTCATTGGAGTTCCACGATTAACACATTCTCTAAATTACCAGTTATTATACCAGATATTGATGCGGATAATATTGAAGATTTATTAAGTGTAGCAATAGACAATGCAAATGTATCATCCCTGGTTTTTTTATCTGGCAAAACTGGTCAATTATTGGAACGTTATGCAATTAATTGCATTtctattgatatatataatcttgtttCTAATGGCAATATATCCTATAATTGTTATGATAACAATGCAAAAcgtatgttatttaaatactttccTATATTTCagtttgtaaaattttcatttatattattaaaaagtgcTTGCTTGTTGCAGATGTGACAAGATTCATATCTTTGAAAGGATTATTTCataagttaaatataacacaaatacataagaaatttTCCTCAAAATCAGCAGCATTGCCacgattatttgaaataataaaatcatatgaCGATGAATATAGTTGGAGGCCTACTCCTTATCACCATTTGACTGTAGAAAATGAAGGAGTATGTCCAGGACAATTTTGCCGTACCAATATAAATCTAACTTTGCAGAGATTAACAAACAAACCAATAACTATATGGGATTATGTGAGTTCGAATACATTTGCATCAAAGCCAGTATTTTTGGTGACCTCAAGTAAACCTTACACTTCTGGATTTGCCATTAAGTTCTGGCAGTGGATGGATTTGCCGTTGGAGTACACAGAGAAAGCACCTGTTATGGAACAAATGTTTATAGAAAGAGTTCTTATagtttttgcaaattatacatatgttcAAGCTCTTAATACTAGTCAATGCGATATAATGCAATTGTGTCATAAACTTAACtgtcaaccaaatttaaatttacgaaaacaattTACTTCTATCAAAGTCAAGTACATCGATAACAATGAATTTCCAGAACTGATAAGTTATTGGTCTTCATACAGTACAGACTCAATGAAAGCATTAATATCGAAAGTACAAGTTATAAAAATGGATTCCATAATATCTGATTTAATACACGGAAGTGTTTAGttttattgtaacattttcatattttatattgaacatATGATTATACTTGCATTCTGTTACTTAATGATAGTTTGGTCTGcgattgtaaattattagataaaatgtgtttttaaaaacgGATTAtcaaaaactattaattaatttattcaagagacataaattttactaattttttcctaattttttaatattatattgatacacttttttcattaatttttcattacgtaaatagtttctaaaattatatatttcttaactgAAATCAAATTGTGAAAAACGCCAATtattctcatattttattattcattaactattttcttctctgtattttttaattgtacttAGAATAGTGCCTTGAatcaaactatatataattattatctatatatttatcactatataaaatgcaagaaA
This genomic stretch from Temnothorax longispinosus isolate EJ_2023e chromosome 9, Tlon_JGU_v1, whole genome shotgun sequence harbors:
- the LOC139818592 gene encoding uncharacterized protein isoform X2 gives rise to the protein MVIEGNKQNDFWKRKDISPIRRFGLFVSILLCIITIVIFLYVLPCDSSMVCSSIIESHSPISWDKTLQDVEIYGPITVVPGSPYNLIFLLHGEQYRKNDIRDKIIHQRQIPPKGGGVISMQGNNGLPLWLVPLKRLPAIIDCTSIDIDQSGKPDCIVAGEQGLLISIEPIAGTIHWSSTINTFSKLPVIIPDIDADNIEDLLSVAIDNANVSSLVFLSGKTGQLLERYAINCISIDIYNLVSNGNISYNCYDNNAKHVTRFISLKGLFHKLNITQIHKKFSSKSAALPRLFEIIKSYDDEYSWRPTPYHHLTVENEGVCPGQFCRTNINLTLQRLTNKPITIWDYVSSNTFASKPVFLVTSSKPYTSGFAIKFWQWMDLPLEYTEKAPVMEQMFIERVLIVFANYTYVQALNTSQCDIMQLCHKLNCQPNLNLRKQFTSIKVKYIDNNEFPELISYWSSYSTDSMKALISKVQVIKMDSIISDLIHGSV
- the LOC139818592 gene encoding uncharacterized protein isoform X1, with amino-acid sequence MSIDHSGKGYTPLPQSISNTDTEDEEERLTRPNDIVYKVDNTTIAELHSNHENGAFCPLDETHNLENNTRNRQNTIKYYQDNVPIMVIEGNKQNDFWKRKDISPIRRFGLFVSILLCIITIVIFLYVLPCDSSMVCSSIIESHSPISWDKTLQDVEIYGPITVVPGSPYNLIFLLHGEQYRKNDIRDKIIHQRQIPPKGGGVISMQGNNGLPLWLVPLKRLPAIIDCTSIDIDQSGKPDCIVAGEQGLLISIEPIAGTIHWSSTINTFSKLPVIIPDIDADNIEDLLSVAIDNANVSSLVFLSGKTGQLLERYAINCISIDIYNLVSNGNISYNCYDNNAKHVTRFISLKGLFHKLNITQIHKKFSSKSAALPRLFEIIKSYDDEYSWRPTPYHHLTVENEGVCPGQFCRTNINLTLQRLTNKPITIWDYVSSNTFASKPVFLVTSSKPYTSGFAIKFWQWMDLPLEYTEKAPVMEQMFIERVLIVFANYTYVQALNTSQCDIMQLCHKLNCQPNLNLRKQFTSIKVKYIDNNEFPELISYWSSYSTDSMKALISKVQVIKMDSIISDLIHGSV